One Campylobacter concisus DNA segment encodes these proteins:
- a CDS encoding plasmid mobilization relaxosome protein MobC — protein MSKSVNRKNNCTIHFMVNEEDIKELNRRFALTNFKNKREFYRDSIFKNRIISIDISGEFRKELRELSSLVSRNSANLNQIAKAVNSTGVIYKDDIEGIKKALQGELLFLSEFREKVSDYIINEVIG, from the coding sequence ATGTCAAAGAGTGTTAATAGAAAAAATAATTGTACCATTCATTTTATGGTGAATGAAGAAGATATTAAGGAACTTAACCGAAGATTTGCATTAACAAATTTTAAGAATAAACGAGAATTTTACAGAGACAGTATTTTTAAAAATAGAATTATCAGCATTGATATATCCGGGGAATTTAGAAAAGAATTAAGGGAATTATCTTCTCTTGTCAGTCGTAACTCAGCGAATCTGAATCAGATTGCAAAGGCAGTAAATAGCACAGGAGTTATTTACAAAGATGATATTGAAGGTATCAAGAAAGCTTTACAAGGGGAACTACTTTTTCTATCAGAATTTAGAGAAAAAGTTTCGGATTATATCATCAATGAGGTGATCGGCTGA
- a CDS encoding relaxase/mobilization nuclease domain-containing protein, whose translation MAVTKIHPIKTTLKKAIDYICNGDKTDDEIYVTTHLCSRENAHKEFELTKKQFNSKTKTLVHHLIQSFVPKEVSFEEAHQVGIELCDKILEGRYEYVLATHIDKDHIHNHIIFNSIDVDEGKVYHSYYGSYMNIRNQSDRLCREHNLSVIDQETQKEINEIRRRKYVNWYDWNEDKKEVAINQGFNLILIEL comes from the coding sequence ATGGCTGTTACTAAAATACATCCGATTAAAACTACTCTTAAAAAGGCGATAGACTATATCTGTAACGGAGACAAGACAGATGATGAAATCTATGTTACAACGCACCTATGCAGCAGAGAAAATGCTCATAAAGAATTTGAACTTACAAAGAAGCAGTTTAACTCAAAAACAAAGACTTTGGTTCATCATCTAATTCAATCCTTTGTTCCTAAAGAAGTTAGTTTTGAAGAAGCCCATCAAGTGGGAATTGAACTTTGCGATAAGATTTTAGAGGGGAGATATGAGTATGTTTTAGCTACTCATATTGATAAAGATCATATTCATAATCATATCATTTTCAATTCCATAGATGTGGATGAGGGCAAGGTATATCATTCCTATTACGGTTCCTATATGAACATCAGAAATCAAAGCGATAGGCTTTGCAGGGAACATAACTTATCTGTGATCGACCAAGAAACGCAAAAAGAAATCAACGAGATTAGGCGAAGAAAATATGTGAATTGGTACGACTGGAATGAAGATAAAAAGGAAGTAGCTATAAATCAAGGCTTCAATTTGATATTGATAGAACTATAA
- the dcm gene encoding DNA (cytosine-5-)-methyltransferase encodes MEVNTFFDFCSGIGGGRLGLERCGLTCVGSSDTSRLANRTYDLLFDDKTDINYGNLKRIDCNNIPDFDVMIAGFPCQTFSVIGRQEGTKDPRGQIIYYLIDILEKKKPKIFIFENVKGLLTHDKGKTFNDIIGTLSKSGYSIYHKVLNSIDYGVPHMRQRIYIIGFENSLGIADFIWPDVKERVQIDSYFNPTDNYMLEEDYKWFSSRYLNNEKNIGKFKLEEILEMNNVVVDTRMSDLRLYHNRMPTLRAHRDGVYYVRDKKIYYLKGEEALKFQGFDDCFIKKVSGKVSNRHLLQQAGNAMTANVVQSIGKAILDRLEEV; translated from the coding sequence ATGGAGGTAAATACCTTTTTTGATTTTTGCTCTGGAATTGGTGGAGGAAGATTAGGATTAGAAAGATGTGGATTAACTTGTGTGGGATCTTCTGACACAAGTAGACTTGCAAACAGAACATATGATTTATTATTTGATGATAAAACGGATATTAATTATGGTAATTTAAAAAGAATAGATTGTAACAACATTCCAGACTTTGATGTTATGATTGCTGGATTTCCGTGTCAAACATTCTCTGTAATTGGTAGGCAAGAAGGTACGAAAGATCCGAGAGGTCAGATAATTTATTACCTTATTGACATTCTGGAAAAGAAGAAACCAAAGATTTTTATTTTTGAGAATGTAAAAGGACTGCTGACACACGATAAAGGTAAAACATTTAATGATATAATTGGTACTTTATCTAAATCAGGATATTCAATTTACCATAAAGTGCTGAATAGTATTGATTACGGTGTTCCACATATGAGACAAAGGATTTATATTATAGGATTTGAAAATTCTTTGGGAATAGCAGACTTTATTTGGCCGGATGTAAAAGAGCGGGTTCAAATTGATTCATACTTTAATCCAACTGACAATTATATGTTGGAAGAGGATTATAAGTGGTTTTCATCAAGATATCTGAATAACGAAAAAAATATTGGTAAATTTAAATTGGAAGAAATACTAGAAATGAATAATGTGGTAGTAGATACTAGAATGTCTGATTTGCGTTTATATCATAATAGAATGCCAACTTTAAGAGCACATAGGGATGGTGTCTATTATGTTAGAGATAAAAAAATATACTATCTAAAAGGTGAAGAAGCTTTAAAATTTCAAGGTTTTGATGATTGTTTTATAAAAAAAGTGTCTGGTAAAGTAAGTAATCGTCATTTGCTTCAACAGGCAGGAAATGCAATGACAGCAAATGTAGTTCAAAGTATTGGCAAAGCTATTTTAGATAGATTGGAGGAGGTATAA
- a CDS encoding DNA cytosine methyltransferase, protein MIEVKNKNLTGLKFIDLFAGLGGFRLALESFGAECVYSNEWDKYAQEVYQMNFGDMPESDITLVDENSIPEHDILCAGFPCQAFSISGKQKGFEDSRGTLFFDVARIVKTKNPKVVFMENVKNFASHDNGNTLKVVRNTMIDLGYDFYSDVLNSLDFGIPQKRERIYMICFRKDLNIKNFSFPKPFKLSTFVEDLLLPDEDVSNLIINRSDLELRDIEIKENSNKTIRIGTVGKGGQGERIYSPKGIAITLSAYGGGVFSKTGGYLINGKTRKLHPRECARIMGYPDSYLIHPSSSQAYKQFGNSVVINVLQYIAKNMGEALNHEYSYI, encoded by the coding sequence ATGATTGAAGTAAAAAATAAAAATCTTACTGGTTTAAAATTTATAGATTTATTCGCTGGATTAGGTGGATTTAGGCTCGCACTGGAATCCTTTGGTGCTGAGTGTGTTTACTCCAACGAATGGGATAAATACGCACAGGAAGTATATCAAATGAATTTTGGAGATATGCCTGAAAGTGATATTACACTTGTTGACGAAAACAGTATCCCTGAGCACGATATTTTATGTGCAGGTTTTCCTTGTCAAGCCTTTTCAATTAGTGGAAAACAAAAAGGTTTTGAAGATAGCAGGGGAACTTTGTTTTTTGATGTGGCTAGAATTGTAAAAACTAAAAATCCAAAAGTGGTTTTCATGGAAAATGTTAAAAATTTTGCATCTCATGACAATGGCAATACACTAAAGGTTGTTAGAAATACTATGATAGATTTAGGATATGACTTCTACTCTGACGTCTTAAATTCTCTTGACTTTGGCATCCCTCAAAAGAGAGAACGTATCTATATGATTTGTTTTAGAAAGGATTTAAACATTAAGAATTTCTCTTTCCCGAAGCCTTTTAAGCTTTCTACATTTGTCGAAGACTTATTATTGCCTGACGAAGACGTATCAAATCTTATAATAAATAGATCAGATCTGGAACTGAGAGATATAGAAATTAAAGAAAATTCAAATAAAACAATAAGAATAGGAACTGTTGGCAAAGGTGGACAAGGTGAAAGAATTTACAGCCCTAAAGGAATTGCGATTACTTTGTCCGCTTATGGTGGTGGTGTCTTCTCTAAAACAGGTGGATACTTAATAAATGGTAAAACAAGGAAATTGCACCCTCGTGAATGTGCTCGTATTATGGGATATCCTGATTCATATTTAATTCATCCATCATCAAGTCAAGCATATAAACAATTTGGCAATTCCGTTGTAATTAATGTTTTACAATATATTGCTAAAAACATGGGGGAGGCTTTAAATCATGAATACAGCTATATTTAA
- a CDS encoding helix-turn-helix domain-containing protein, with the protein MKFSYKKLWKLLIDKDIKHKDLINKTGISRSTFYKLKKDENVTTDVLLKICEELNCDISEIVECID; encoded by the coding sequence ATGAAATTTAGTTATAAAAAATTGTGGAAATTATTGATAGACAAAGATATAAAGCATAAAGATTTAATCAATAAAACAGGAATTAGTAGAAGTACGTTTTATAAGTTAAAGAAAGACGAAAATGTAACGACAGATGTATTATTAAAAATATGTGAAGAACTTAACTGTGATATATCTGAAATTGTGGAATGTATAGATTAG
- a CDS encoding KAP family P-loop NTPase fold protein, whose translation MWKDSETELDFLDYDYLIQTLQSIITDDSLLPASIGVYGEWGSGKSSLMYMCKERLIKGDEKIKCLVFNGWLFENYEDAKTAILGTILDEISKETHLTKKAQEIIKGLYKSVDKFKLVKGALKYGTDFLVTGGIGSLLDITMNQVLKYGQEKIEVSDLEKIKSSIESELNNKELREDIRKFQKAFASLLEETKISRLVVFIDELDRCRPDTILETLEAIKLFLFNGKVAFVIGADERHISYAVKSKFRDIEGIQIDIGKEYLEKLIQYPIRIPQLNADEVEIYIACLLLQSELSEENFQKALSWIVEKKKEDFERFKIESIITLFSDKKDIYSNIIESLSIANQLAFVLSNGLHGNPRQCKRFLNSMYMRLQMASYKNKKLDRKILAKIMMLEYIKPRIFNKIAEMAADNSLSKELTLFENGTPENSDKLKIWREDNWFLNWCKIDPKLSDENLNTYFYFTRTSLDEKISRISSFLSPEAQEILEQLLSKSDVKIQQAIKSVANISDADAAAILEAMNSSMISETTIAKELMKSFLLFAQQRTELTNDTLSYLQSLSGSQINLGCISYIAEYANKMNKKVEILEIASQWDKNKQGLKIGIEKLLEK comes from the coding sequence ATGTGGAAAGATAGTGAAACCGAACTGGATTTTCTTGACTACGATTACTTAATACAAACGCTTCAAAGTATCATCACAGATGATTCTCTTTTACCAGCGAGTATTGGAGTATACGGTGAATGGGGGAGTGGAAAGTCAAGCTTGATGTATATGTGCAAAGAGCGTTTGATTAAGGGAGATGAAAAAATTAAATGTTTAGTATTTAATGGTTGGCTATTTGAAAATTATGAAGACGCAAAAACGGCGATATTAGGTACTATTCTTGATGAGATTAGTAAAGAAACACACTTAACTAAAAAGGCACAAGAAATTATTAAAGGGTTATATAAAAGTGTTGATAAATTTAAATTGGTAAAAGGTGCATTGAAATATGGAACTGATTTTTTAGTGACAGGAGGGATTGGCTCTTTGCTTGACATAACAATGAATCAGGTCTTGAAATATGGTCAAGAAAAAATAGAAGTCAGTGATTTAGAAAAAATTAAATCTAGTATTGAAAGCGAATTAAATAACAAAGAGTTACGTGAGGATATTAGAAAATTTCAAAAAGCATTTGCATCTTTGCTAGAAGAAACAAAAATTAGTCGTTTAGTTGTTTTTATAGATGAGTTGGATAGATGTAGACCAGATACTATTTTAGAAACGCTTGAAGCAATAAAATTATTTCTTTTTAATGGAAAAGTTGCTTTCGTTATTGGTGCTGATGAACGTCATATTTCGTATGCAGTTAAAAGTAAATTTAGAGATATAGAAGGCATTCAGATTGATATTGGGAAAGAATATCTTGAGAAATTAATACAATATCCTATTCGCATCCCACAATTAAATGCAGATGAGGTGGAAATTTATATTGCATGTTTACTTTTACAGTCGGAATTATCGGAAGAAAATTTTCAAAAGGCTCTATCATGGATAGTTGAGAAGAAAAAAGAGGATTTCGAGAGATTTAAGATCGAATCAATTATAACTTTATTTTCAGATAAAAAAGATATTTATTCAAATATTATAGAATCACTTTCTATTGCAAATCAGCTGGCATTTGTTTTATCTAATGGATTGCATGGAAACCCTCGTCAGTGTAAACGCTTCTTGAATTCCATGTATATGAGATTGCAAATGGCATCTTATAAGAATAAGAAATTGGATAGAAAAATTCTTGCAAAGATAATGATGTTGGAATATATAAAACCAAGAATTTTCAATAAAATAGCAGAGATGGCAGCGGATAATAGTTTAAGTAAAGAATTAACACTATTCGAGAATGGTACACCAGAGAATAGCGATAAGTTAAAAATTTGGAGAGAAGATAATTGGTTTTTAAATTGGTGTAAAATAGATCCTAAATTATCTGATGAAAACCTCAATACATATTTTTATTTTACAAGAACCTCATTGGATGAAAAAATTAGTCGTATATCATCTTTTCTTTCACCAGAAGCCCAAGAAATATTGGAACAACTTCTTTCAAAATCAGACGTTAAAATTCAACAAGCAATTAAATCTGTTGCAAATATATCAGATGCTGATGCGGCTGCAATTCTTGAGGCTATGAATTCTTCCATGATATCTGAAACAACAATAGCCAAAGAATTGATGAAATCATTTCTACTGTTTGCACAGCAAAGAACTGAGTTAACCAATGATACTCTCAGTTATTTACAATCACTTAGTGGCTCGCAAATTAATCTTGGTTGTATAAGTTATATAGCTGAATATGCAAATAAAATGAATAAGAAAGTAGAAATTTTAGAGATAGCATCTCAATGGGATAAGAACAAACAAGGCTTAAAAATTGGAATAGAAAAACTGTTAGAAAAATAG
- the qatC gene encoding Qat anti-phage system QueC-like protein QatC: MKIVCHINKTDTFEVDEQAINVDFFDSNSFSYTFWKNKNKLPYWYSQQALDLLYISMAVFAADRLCLRKDVHDGWSREFSIYMPILEYDMWQNAKSTLEEMLNFLSGDKWTFIFRRREQSEEEKINNNKWEKSKQKIKSYDQICMFSGGMDSFIGAIDLLESNSDKTLFVSHYGGGKGTKEFQDILKEKFINQYSLELRDFHQYYAKVVSGIEDTTRTRSFMFFSHALAVASCLRKKVHLVIPENGFISLNIPSTFSRIGTSSTRTTHPHYMGLFQKLLDLIELKVTLVNPYQFKTKGEMLLNCKNQSFVRENLDNTMSCSHPDNGRMQKEKEARHCGYCLPCVIRQAAIVRAGIIDQSSYRDNKFNGGKVSRTCLNSYRLGLRKFNPKYAFMTIQSSGSIENNIEDYANLYIRGMEELKTYLEELDD, from the coding sequence ATGAAAATAGTTTGTCACATAAATAAAACAGATACTTTTGAAGTTGATGAACAAGCAATAAATGTTGATTTTTTCGACTCCAATTCTTTTTCATATACATTTTGGAAGAATAAAAACAAGTTACCGTATTGGTACAGTCAACAAGCGTTAGATTTGCTTTACATTTCTATGGCTGTTTTTGCGGCGGATAGATTATGTTTAAGAAAAGATGTGCATGATGGATGGAGTAGAGAATTCTCTATATACATGCCTATTTTAGAATATGATATGTGGCAAAATGCAAAATCAACACTTGAGGAAATGTTGAATTTTTTAAGCGGCGATAAATGGACTTTTATTTTTAGAAGAAGAGAGCAATCTGAAGAGGAAAAGATAAACAACAATAAATGGGAAAAATCAAAGCAAAAAATAAAAAGTTATGATCAAATTTGTATGTTTTCAGGCGGAATGGATTCGTTTATTGGTGCAATAGATTTGTTGGAAAGTAATAGTGATAAAACATTATTTGTGAGCCATTATGGTGGCGGGAAAGGAACAAAGGAATTTCAAGATATTCTTAAAGAAAAGTTTATTAATCAGTATTCATTAGAATTAAGAGATTTCCATCAGTATTATGCAAAGGTTGTGTCAGGTATTGAAGATACTACAAGAACACGTTCCTTCATGTTTTTCTCTCACGCATTAGCAGTTGCATCATGTTTGAGAAAGAAAGTTCATTTGGTTATACCAGAAAATGGTTTTATTTCATTAAATATTCCTAGCACATTTTCTCGAATAGGTACAAGTAGCACAAGAACAACACACCCACATTATATGGGCTTGTTTCAAAAGTTGTTAGATTTAATTGAATTAAAAGTAACGTTAGTTAATCCGTATCAATTTAAAACAAAAGGTGAAATGTTGTTGAACTGCAAAAATCAATCTTTTGTTAGAGAAAATTTGGATAATACTATGTCCTGTTCACATCCGGATAATGGTAGAATGCAAAAAGAAAAGGAAGCTAGGCATTGTGGTTACTGTTTACCGTGCGTAATAAGACAAGCAGCAATCGTGCGTGCAGGCATTATAGATCAAAGTTCATATAGGGATAATAAATTTAATGGAGGCAAGGTTTCTAGAACTTGTTTAAATTCGTATCGTTTAGGATTAAGAAAATTTAATCCTAAATACGCTTTTATGACAATTCAATCTAGTGGCTCTATAGAGAATAATATTGAAGATTATGCAAATCTGTATATTAGAGGTATGGAGGAATTAAAAACATATTTGGAGGAATTGGATGACTAA
- the qatD gene encoding Qat anti-phage system TatD family nuclease QatD: MTNFYMDMHMHFDLYKNKYEVLKYIEDKKSYTLAVTNLPDLYRKYYAENWDYKYVRLALGFHPELAAQYYAQINIFEKYIKTTRYIGEIGLDYSAQNIENVDKQKEVFKKIVDLCKADNKKIISVHTRKAENDCLKILDGFEGKVILHWYTGNLSNLKIAISRGYFFSINQQMIKSKNGRTIIDMIPIDRILLESDAPFTEGLHTTYNISFMNDIIEYLSVSKNLEKQFICTKLKENFKTIIL; encoded by the coding sequence ATGACTAACTTTTATATGGATATGCATATGCACTTTGACCTATACAAAAATAAATATGAAGTTTTGAAATATATTGAAGATAAGAAGTCTTATACTCTTGCAGTAACCAACCTACCAGATTTGTATAGGAAATACTATGCCGAGAATTGGGATTATAAATATGTAAGATTAGCATTAGGTTTTCATCCAGAGTTGGCCGCACAATATTATGCTCAAATTAATATTTTTGAAAAATATATTAAAACGACACGTTATATTGGAGAAATTGGGTTAGATTATTCTGCCCAAAATATAGAAAATGTAGATAAGCAAAAAGAAGTATTTAAAAAAATTGTTGATTTATGTAAAGCTGATAACAAAAAGATAATAAGTGTTCATACAAGAAAGGCAGAAAATGACTGTTTGAAAATTCTTGATGGATTTGAGGGAAAAGTAATATTGCATTGGTACACTGGTAATTTAAGTAATTTAAAAATTGCAATATCGAGAGGTTATTTTTTCTCCATAAATCAACAAATGATAAAGAGTAAAAATGGGAGAACTATTATTGATATGATTCCAATAGATAGAATACTCCTTGAAAGCGATGCACCCTTTACCGAGGGACTTCATACAACTTATAATATATCTTTTATGAATGATATTATTGAATATTTAAGCGTTAGTAAAAATTTAGAGAAACAGTTTATTTGCACAAAACTAAAAGAAAATTTTAAAACAATTATTCTGTAA
- a CDS encoding phosphatidylserine decarboxylase yields the protein MNKDNLFSQIFGKVAKLNFFKPLQELINSFYVKLFKIDMSEFKPANEYKNLNELFTRELIKPREFDAADEIFISPVDGTCLSFGSTSELKAFSIKGMSYGVKELLGQGELEGEFDFANIYLSPRDYHHYHAPCDITIKKAVYIPGKLYSVAVKWLGKVDSLYTKNERVALLCEMKNGKKLWLVFVGALNVGKMKFSFDERIQTNAMANFTQIYEYENLHIKKGERLGNFELGSTIVILSEKDAIEYNLFENKELKFAEAIGRIREI from the coding sequence ATGAACAAGGACAATCTCTTTTCTCAAATTTTTGGTAAAGTTGCAAAATTAAATTTTTTCAAACCGCTTCAAGAGCTCATCAACTCCTTTTACGTAAAGCTTTTTAAGATCGATATGAGTGAGTTTAAGCCGGCAAATGAGTATAAAAATTTAAACGAGCTTTTTACCAGAGAGCTTATAAAACCAAGGGAATTTGACGCAGCAGACGAGATATTTATTAGCCCAGTTGATGGCACCTGCCTTAGTTTTGGTAGCACAAGCGAGCTAAAAGCCTTTAGTATAAAGGGCATGAGCTACGGCGTGAAGGAGCTTTTGGGGCAGGGCGAGCTTGAAGGCGAGTTTGACTTTGCAAACATCTATCTTAGCCCAAGAGACTACCATCATTATCATGCACCTTGCGACATTACGATAAAAAAAGCGGTCTATATCCCTGGTAAGCTTTACAGTGTGGCAGTAAAATGGCTTGGCAAGGTCGATAGCCTTTATACTAAAAACGAGCGTGTGGCGCTACTTTGCGAGATGAAAAATGGCAAAAAACTTTGGCTAGTCTTCGTTGGTGCGCTAAACGTTGGCAAGATGAAATTTAGCTTTGATGAGCGCATTCAAACAAATGCGATGGCAAATTTTACGCAAATTTATGAGTATGAAAATTTACATATCAAAAAGGGTGAGCGCCTTGGAAATTTCGAGCTTGGCTCAACTATCGTCATACTTAGCGAAAAAGATGCGATCGAGTACAATCTCTTTGAAAACAAAGAGCTTAAATTTGCTGAAGCTATAGGTAGGATCAGAGAAATATAA
- a CDS encoding metallophosphoesterase, producing MGLFRIIIGAFIFSVFTNLYSYKRFIKKVSFFAPHLKKIRIFFYIISALEFVFVLQLRFSFLNIELYLIAGTLIGFSLFLFGVSLFYDVVRSICSKAHFNPTRRKFIKFCFDVTFVVFIVACFLKGIFNALTPPKIRQISIKIKNLQNDLKIAMITDVHIGEFLQKDFVAELVKEINLARPDLVVIVGDLVDMRAELIGDFLDPLKNLKSTYGTFYVPGNHEYYHGVDGILEKIRALGIRVLGNKNEKIAGINLAGVYDLAGIRFKNLEPNLDEALAGCDPNLPTILLSHQPKFIKTMQKDVDLVLCGHTHAGQIFPFSLLVLLDQGFLHGLYKINDKMQAYVSSGAGFWGPPVRIFAPSEIAILNLSKE from the coding sequence TTGGGACTTTTTCGGATCATTATTGGGGCATTTATCTTTAGTGTTTTTACAAATTTATACTCATATAAACGTTTTATAAAAAAGGTATCTTTTTTTGCCCCACACCTTAAAAAAATTCGCATATTCTTCTACATTATTAGTGCGCTTGAGTTTGTCTTTGTTCTTCAACTAAGATTTTCTTTTTTAAATATAGAGCTATATCTGATAGCAGGGACGCTCATTGGCTTTTCACTATTTTTATTTGGTGTTAGTTTGTTTTATGATGTTGTTAGATCTATTTGTTCAAAAGCTCATTTTAATCCCACAAGACGAAAATTTATTAAATTTTGCTTTGATGTGACATTTGTTGTTTTTATAGTTGCTTGCTTTTTAAAAGGAATTTTTAATGCACTTACTCCGCCAAAAATTAGACAAATTAGTATAAAAATAAAAAATTTACAAAATGATCTAAAAATAGCCATGATAACAGATGTGCATATTGGTGAGTTTTTGCAAAAGGACTTTGTGGCTGAGCTTGTGAAAGAGATAAATTTAGCTAGACCAGACCTGGTGGTGATAGTTGGCGACTTGGTTGATATGAGAGCTGAGCTTATAGGTGATTTTTTAGATCCATTAAAAAATCTTAAAAGCACCTATGGCACTTTTTATGTCCCTGGCAATCACGAATACTACCACGGAGTTGATGGGATATTAGAAAAAATTCGCGCTCTAGGCATTAGGGTGCTTGGCAATAAAAATGAAAAAATAGCTGGTATAAATTTGGCAGGGGTTTATGATCTAGCTGGCATAAGATTTAAAAATTTAGAGCCAAATTTAGATGAAGCGCTAGCAGGATGCGACCCAAATTTGCCGACCATCCTACTCTCTCATCAGCCAAAATTTATAAAAACTATGCAAAAAGATGTCGATCTAGTCCTTTGTGGTCACACGCATGCTGGACAAATTTTCCCTTTTAGCCTCTTAGTTTTGCTGGATCAAGGTTTTTTACATGGGCTTTATAAGATTAATGATAAAATGCAAGCTTATGTTAGTAGTGGCGCAGGATTTTGGGGACCTCCAGTTAGGATCTTTGCTCCAAGTGAGATCGCTATTTTAAATTTAAGCAAGGAATAA
- a CDS encoding multiheme c-type cytochrome, protein MFKKSLMLLACLMSFGFAANMDANKSDALNLNVVKNIKVAHKMSDLSKSCVECHAKETPGIVADWKNSRHAHVGVSCMDCHSVNADNPMASVKVHPKDSNNHVSMLVSPKTCAKCHENEVEESVKSGHARGAMQMYANPAMVKLMYHYEGMDHPEYKMAPDATGCTQCHGTVIKLDADHKPTKETWPNYGIGNVYPDGGVGNCKSCHSAHTFSIAEARKPAACASCHLGPDHPDIEIFNNSMHGHIYNSEAHKWNFDAAPDTWDVPDFRAPTCAACHMSGVGETTTTHNVSRRLKWNLWGVSSKLRTAGDEQAAVVYEKTGKLTIGTPLAGHPNGPEAARAEMKLVCKACHTSTHTDNFFIMGDKQVELYNVYSAEATKMLEELKAKNLLLEDAWSDEFQDVYYHMWHHEGRRMRQGALMGGPDYSHWHGVFEVKNDIRKLRKIYKKRMESGKVE, encoded by the coding sequence ATGTTTAAAAAGTCGCTAATGTTATTAGCCTGTCTAATGTCTTTTGGCTTTGCCGCAAACATGGATGCAAATAAATCTGACGCTTTAAACCTTAATGTTGTAAAAAACATTAAAGTTGCTCACAAAATGTCAGACTTATCAAAAAGCTGTGTTGAGTGCCACGCTAAAGAGACACCCGGCATAGTTGCCGATTGGAAAAATAGTCGCCACGCTCACGTTGGCGTAAGTTGTATGGATTGCCACTCTGTAAATGCAGATAATCCTATGGCTTCAGTTAAGGTGCATCCAAAAGATTCTAACAACCATGTTTCAATGCTAGTTAGCCCAAAAACTTGTGCTAAGTGTCACGAAAATGAGGTTGAAGAATCTGTTAAGAGTGGTCACGCAAGAGGTGCTATGCAAATGTATGCTAACCCTGCGATGGTAAAACTAATGTATCACTATGAAGGTATGGATCATCCAGAATACAAAATGGCTCCAGACGCTACTGGTTGTACACAGTGCCACGGAACCGTCATCAAACTAGACGCTGATCACAAACCTACAAAAGAGACTTGGCCAAACTACGGTATAGGTAATGTTTATCCTGATGGTGGCGTAGGTAACTGTAAATCATGCCACAGCGCACACACATTTAGCATAGCTGAAGCTAGAAAACCAGCTGCTTGTGCATCTTGCCACCTTGGACCTGATCACCCAGATATCGAGATCTTTAACAACTCAATGCACGGACATATCTATAATAGCGAAGCTCACAAATGGAATTTTGATGCTGCTCCTGATACATGGGATGTACCAGACTTTAGAGCTCCAACTTGTGCAGCTTGCCACATGAGTGGTGTTGGTGAAACAACAACAACTCACAATGTTTCAAGAAGACTAAAATGGAACCTATGGGGCGTCAGCAGTAAGCTAAGAACAGCTGGTGATGAACAAGCTGCTGTTGTTTACGAAAAAACTGGCAAACTAACCATAGGAACGCCACTTGCAGGTCATCCAAATGGACCAGAAGCAGCAAGAGCTGAGATGAAGCTAGTTTGTAAAGCTTGCCATACATCAACTCATACAGATAACTTCTTCATTATGGGTGATAAGCAAGTAGAGCTTTATAACGTTTATAGCGCTGAAGCAACTAAGATGCTTGAAGAGTTGAAAGCTAAAAACCTACTACTAGAAGATGCTTGGTCAGATGAATTCCAAGATGTCTATTATCATATGTGGCACCATGAAGGTCGTCGTATGAGACAAGGCGCTCTAATGGGTGGCCCTGACTACTCACACTGGCATGGTGTATTCGAAGTTAAAAATGATATAAGAAAACTTCGCAAGATCTACAAAAAAAGAATGGAATCTGGTAAAGTAGAGTAA